The following nucleotide sequence is from Caldicellulosiruptor saccharolyticus DSM 8903.
TAGAAGCATTTAATGCAAGCCAGAGCAGAGACATTATAAAAAATCCTGAGGCAAAAGCAATTGAAATAGAATTTGACTGGTGCTGAAAAATTTTATTTAATACAATTGGAGAATGCTCAAAAATATACTTTGAAGACTCTAAAAATTTAGAGCTGTTTATACGCTTTTGAGCAGCAAGTATTTTAAACACACTGTTTAGATATTCCTTCAAAATAATATGCGTTTCAGACTTTCCAAATGTATATATTTTTATATTTTTCTGTTTTTCATTAATAATATCATCAACTGACTTGTTCTTTAAAACAACAACACAGTCAATACCGCTTTGAATCATCTGGCTTACAATTGATTTGGTAGGGTCAAAGGTTTTAACATCAAAACATTTTTTGAGCTCTTTTTCAATTAGTTTTACAACCTTGCTTTTTTCTTTGTCTGTGATAATTCCAATTTTATAAGAAGATTCAACGCTTAATGTAAAAAAGGTTGAAAGAGTAACTGCAATTGAAGGAAGTATAATCATCAAAAATAGATTGAATTTGTCTTTCAAAAGGCGTTTTATATTTATCTTGAAAACTGCCATAGTTTCACCTTCCTCATTAAAAGTATGCTAGTGAGAGCAATAATCAAACAAAGAAGAGAAAGATATACAAAAACATTTTTGACATGTGTTATTTCACTTGGATTGTAGATTATGGTAAAAAATGCAGACTGTACAGCACAGTTTGGTAGAATGTCTCTAAGGAAACTTAAAAATTTTGTGCTGATATCAATTCTTACATATCCTCCTGCCAAAAAGGTAGATATTACAGCAAATGAGCTAACTATAACATTTGAGAGTATATAGTTTTTAGAGATAAGAGCAATAAAAATTCCAAAAAGTATAGCAAAGATGCTGTAGATAAAAAGAAGTAAGAATATAATCCAAAGATTTTCACCCCAGTTTGCTTGGTAGATGTATTTTGAAAAAAGCACTATTAAGCAAAGCTGAATATACAAAAATACCATCTGAGCAAAAGCTTTTGAAACAAATATAATTTGCGGATTTTTAGGTGATGCAAAAAGCCTTATGAGAGTATTTTGTTTTCTTTCTTCTTCAATTACTGCAATACCACCAAAACTGCCGTACAGTGCCATCATAACAACCATTGCAACAGCATAGTAATCAAGAGCTCTTGGGAAGTGACCCGAAAATGCAGATTCAAAATTTATTGATTTTGGTATGTCAGAAGGTGAATAAATACTTCTTGCAAATTTGTAGTAGTTTGCAAAAATATTAAAATACACTTTGACAAATCCAGCTTCTTGTGAACCTCCTTTTGAGGTAATTTCAATGTCAAAATTCCCAAAAGGGCTATAATTTGAATGGTTATTCCTTTGATGCTCTTTGAATGTCACAACAGCAACGTATTTATTAGAAGATGAAAACTTTTTCAG
It contains:
- a CDS encoding ABC transporter permease; amino-acid sequence: MAVFKINIKRLLKDKFNLFLMIILPSIAVTLSTFFTLSVESSYKIGIITDKEKSKVVKLIEKELKKCFDVKTFDPTKSIVSQMIQSGIDCVVVLKNKSVDDIINEKQKNIKIYTFGKSETHIILKEYLNSVFKILAAQKRINSSKFLESSKYIFEHSPIVLNKIFQHQSNSISIAFASGFFIMSLLWLALNASNIILKDYQERVILRILCSPISKQSYILQSILSIFSITFLQLIFFVLLCSYAFRLTFGTNILIVISVLSICSFMFVAFAVMFISIVNDMRKLASLNSMVVTIMCMLGGCYWPLSIMPKFLQKIALFFPTTYAVNLTKNVLTGKSIESMTVDIGIVTAFCLFFALAGIKQLSKNVMSKL
- a CDS encoding ABC transporter permease; protein product: MRAAVKAFLYTLKENAMSIPLLSIMLIFPIILIFILGTALSGYFKQVDIPKMNIIIVEVNLKPSIYDTILKYDKTFTKLFNAEVFASKSAALKKFSSSNKYVAVVTFKEHQRNNHSNYSPFGNFDIEITSKGGSQEAGFVKVYFNIFANYYKFARSIYSPSDIPKSINFESAFSGHFPRALDYYAVAMVVMMALYGSFGGIAVIEEERKQNTLIRLFASPKNPQIIFVSKAFAQMVFLYIQLCLIVLFSKYIYQANWGENLWIIFLLLFIYSIFAILFGIFIALISKNYILSNVIVSSFAVISTFLAGGYVRIDISTKFLSFLRDILPNCAVQSAFFTIIYNPSEITHVKNVFVYLSLLCLIIALTSILLMRKVKLWQFSR